DNA sequence from the Schistocerca americana isolate TAMUIC-IGC-003095 chromosome 2, iqSchAmer2.1, whole genome shotgun sequence genome:
ACTAGATCTCCTACTACTACTGACAGTGTTGAGTTTCCACAAGGTAACAAAAGTTTTAGTAGCAGAAAATTACATGCTAATGTAATGATTGAAACATTAGGCAAACATTTTAACATTGTCCTATTTCCCATTCCAGTATGCCATCTATGGACTTGTATTATGTTCCGGGCAGTGCTCCTTGCAGAGCAGTCCAGATGGTTGCAAGAGCTGTGGGTGTTGATCTCAACTTGAAACATGTGAATCTCGTGGCAGGTGAACAGCTTCGACCAGAGTTTCTGAAGATGAATCCCATGCACACAGTTCCTACAATTGATGACAATGGCTTTTACCTTTGGGAGAGGTAATTATCTAGTTTTCTATTTTCTTTAAGTTGATATAAATAGGTCAGAGACGAAATTCTTAATGCTACTGTAAGACACATATAGGCTAACTATAAAATAATTGTCTTGTTACAGTTAAGGAGCAATGTATACCTGTAAGAGAGTGATAGTAATCTATTTGAATACAATTCTTAGATCTTTGTGTTTGAACTTTGCATTTTGTGACACCCTTCTTACACCATAATTTTCAACAGCCGTGCCATAATCGGTTACCTGGTGGATAAGTATGCCAAAGATGACTCACTATATCCTAAGGAAGCCAAGAAGAGAGGAttggtgaaccaaagactgtactTTGATGTTGGGACACTTTACGCTAGATTTGCTGATTATTATGTAAGTCATCTCTGATCCTTGCACCTAACAAGGTGCCTTTTTATAAGGCATAATGAAAGTATTGTTAGTATGTGAATAGTACCAAATTCTGCAAGCCATACCACAATTTATAATTGTCGTCTGGTAGAATATAACATTTAGGACAGGGTGTCAAACTTGATGTGTAACAAAACCTTTTATTTACCAAATGCTACTAATCTACAAATACCAGCCCCCTCCCTCGCAGGGGGCTCACAGCTCTCTTTCTGAATACCTGTGAGACAAGCATTTGGCTCCTATGTCACCGTGTACTTTTTCTGTTCCATTCCTGTGCTGCAAATTGTACTcactgattgtattgtttcttcaaCTTATTCTCTAGAAATGATTCACTCCTAAAAACCTAACTTGGGTATAGGACATTGATTCTGTCTTTGCCCACTATGTTCCATTACTTTACACTAAATATTTGAGTTAATTTATGTTTAGTGTCCATGTGGGGAAGTATGCGCTGTACCCAGAATGTCTGGGTGCACCAGATCTCTGGGCTCTAGCCACCATGCCAAGTAACCAGCGTTGTGTGGTGTCTAATGGAAGAGTCCCCATTTGAAGTAGGCGGCATTATGGCTTATATTTGATGTCGTGAAGTGACCATTGTTATCAGCTATTAACTGCTTGGCCCTGCAGTCTCTTCAAAGTGACCACAGCTCAGCACCGGCTGTTATGACCCTAGGAAGGTTCACTCCAAACAATATGTAGGTAATTATTCCTCTCAGTTCATGGTTTGCACCTGAACAAATAGAGGTCCTCTCTCTCTACTAAAACAGAGTAGTTTTGTGGAGAATACTGAAAATGTATTTGGTGGACGCTCTTCCCTTAGCAAAGTACAGAATGGTTCCATCGTAATTAAGATGGCAAATCCTACCAGATCTGGATATTACTCTCTTGTAAACAAAAACCTCAACAAGGTGCAGGTACtaattcttcactgacatctaAAGCTGCAGACAGATGAAGAACTATGCAAACACTTGAAGAGGTGAGGAACCAACTTCATATTTCCTGTATGTCAACAATACAGATACTTTCATACTCATTTTTGAGGGGGATTCTCTTTTTGAACAGAGCAAAATCGTATGTTACTACTGCAGTGTGAAGCCATATTTCCCACCTTGATGTGGTTTTGTAAATACCAGCACTTCAGGCATACAGCTTCCCAGTGTATTTATGATCCAATTTGAGGAGACTGTGGCCAGTCATTTCACAAAACTTAGCGATATATACAACCAACTGTCTGTGTCAATAGCAGGAACAGCCACCATCCTCAGTCCCAAAATGTGCTAATCTGCTCAAGGAATGTGAGAGACCTTTGAATCTAGTCTCAATGATATCAACTTCTGCCACCATTGTAGCCAGGTTATCAGCAGTACCTGGTGTATTCACTCCCCTGATTTCGACATGTGGTAGTCATACAAATAAACCCGACTGTTGGTATGACATGCCCTTCCCTTTCATGGTTCCTGTGGAGACATCTTTGGGAACCCTCCCTGCACCTGGCTGGAGTAACAGCATCCTCCTCCAGTGACTAATGATAACAGAGTCCTTCTTGGGAATTCTGTAGGCAGATATCTTCAGAGACCTGAAACCAGGCCACGACTTTAGAACCACAGCCTGAGGGTCACTGAGGTGCCATTCTTCTTCCATTCCCACACCCAAAGCAGATAAGCTCTGACAAGAATTTAGACAGTCAAAAATGATGAGTGaggacaagaaaaataaatcttagGAGAAACCTACTCCGATGACCCCAGCAGAGGTATAGAATTCccgccctcttccccctcccccccccccccccccgactcgcaCACCCACACACGCTGCCAATCTCGGAGGTGACGTTCCTTGCTCGTCGTTTATGTTATTCTACCCCAAAAATGACAGGCAGCATTTCTGGGGCATGACGTGTCCTCTTGGACCCTTCACACTTGACCAGAACGTCTCTAACATATTGATCCAATGGAGCTGCAATAGATATTACTGTCATCTGCCAGAACTACAACAACTACAACTAATTTCTTCTTCAACCAATAATCATTCTCCAGCTCTTTGAGGTTACTGTGCATTTTGTCGGAACTGTACTgttcctgagagaaaatctggaagtgTCTGTGCGTTGGTTCTcatagatgtcatcagtgaataggTTCCTCTCCGTACTGTGCTGGAAACGATAGCAGCGCAAGCGCAACAGACTCCAACAGACATTGTCTGTAACATTTATTCACCTCCAGATGGGAAATTTACTTACTTTGAAATGACCATCTTAATCCAACAACTCTTCCCCCTTTCTCGCTCTTGGGGATTTCATTGTGCTCCACCTCTTGTAGGGAAGTACCACTTCATCAGGTAGAGGCCTTTTGGCCTACCAGCATCTTTCCAGTTTTGATCTGCATATCCTCAATAAGGATACTCTCACCCACTTCAGTGCAGCCGTAGCACGTTTTTGAGTATCGACCTTACAATCTCAGTCTTGTAAATTCGCTACAGTGGttctgacagtgaccactttccaacgACACTGTCACTTCCCTGTAGCTGCTCAGTAAACCAAGTACCACTTTGGGCTCTTGAAAGAGCCCAACATGGTAATTGATCCACTGGCAATGTATACTTCTGCTGTCGCCTTTGCCTCCTCTCTGTGAGATTGCATCGGCAGGGTTGTGGGAGGCGTCTGTGATGCGATCTCCCATGCCACTGAAACTGCTGTTTCCCTTTCTACAGAATTCGCTCCCCCTTTGCCCCACTGCTATTCAGAATTGTTGACAGGTCCTGCAATGCCTCAGCGACACCCTTTCACAGACCATCCTCCTCATTTTTAAGCAACTTCATAAAAATGTTTATTGTTTAATTAAATACAGTAAGGAGTAATGTTGGGCACAATACATTCCCTCGTTGAAAGCATATCCCTCTTTAGCCCAGATGTGGGCCAAGCATTGTAGTCCTCTTGGTCGGAAACGATGAAAAACTGTTCCAGATCTCCTCCTTCATGGTGATATTTTTACCAATGCATCGGTAGTTGCTGAACACCTTGTGACCCATGGTGGGACAGCGTTTTGTCGTCTTCTTAGCCATCTACACTTTGAATAAATGCCAAGCTGAAGATATCTTCTTATCCGTCACCCCTCATGTGCCAAATTAAATAACGAAATTTCACTGAATAGAAGTTGCTTCAGGCTGTTGATTCACCATGCAAATGGCCCCAGACAGCATCTGAATGTTACTGAAATACTCCATCCACTCAGGATCTTCAACTGTATTTGGCTAAATGTTGTTTTCCCATCGCAATGTATCATCATCTCAATCATTAAACCAAATAAAAACCCAACGTCTGTCTGCTAGGCTTTCTCTAAATACCAACACCTTACTGCAGTCTTTTTGACCTACGAAAGGCATATGACACCACTTACCATCATCACATTTTACTTACACCCCATGGCTGGGGCTTTCAAGACACCCAGCTGCCAGTTTTTATCCTACCACTTGTTTTGGGTTACAGTTGCTACAAATTGCCTGGTATCTGTGGACAGATTacacacatatatgttttatgtactgCTAAAATTTCTGATCAAGGTATCTGTTAGAGCTTCATTTATACTTTTCACTGATTCTTTTATTTGAAAAAATTCCTTGCAGGATTCCAATCGCGATTAactctgtttttttcttttatttgtaatatatacTGTGATATTTTCAGCATTACACTTTTTATTTTAGTTACAATGTGTAAAATTAGTGAGTTTACACTCTACTTTATTCTTATTATTTAGTAATTAGGCTGTAAGTGTTCATGAATTCGCATGTTTTCAGATCTTCAAACCATTTAAATCAAACTGAAACCTCCTGGGAGATTAAAAATATGTGCCAAACGAAGACTGAAGCCGGGGAactttgtctttcatgggcaactgagctatccaagcatgactcacaacccattcTCACTGCTTTGCTTcatccagtacctcatctcctaccttcaaaacacCATCAAAGTTCTCCTGAAAAATTTGAAGGACTAGTATTACCAGTAGAAAGGGTATTGCACacacatggcttagctacagcgaCGAGGACGGTTTCCATAATGAATGCCCATGAAAGGGAAAGTTTCCAAGTTCAAGtcctttcatctgccaggaagtttcataccagcacacactctgCTATAGAATGAAAATTTACTCTGCACATAAAGCAAGCTGAACTTAAAATAAAAACTCACTGATATGTATTTGATTCTCATATTTATTCATATTATACTTTCAGGTCTAAAGAATGACTGTATTCATTACTCTGAACTTCTGCATCTAACTGATGTGACCCTCTAGATTCCTTATTTATATTTAGTCTGCTAGACATCTGTACTATCCTTTGAACCATCATACTATTTCTGTATAGATAAGACAGCATCTGCATTTTGTAAATTGTAACAATTGCTTGTGCAGCAGGACTCCACAGACCACTATCACACTCATCAGATAGTCATAAAAACTCTAATTTGAAAGCCTCAAAAATACAGTGAGCTTTCTGAATGTGAAAAATTCCTAGTTATGATATTTATAGGGTGGGTCATTGATTAATCTCTGCCACTATTAATCTAATACATTGTTCTAGTATCCTGTAATTTTCGCTGGAGGGAGTTATAACCCAGAGAATTTAAAGAAACTGGAAGAAGCATTTGAGTTTCtgaacaaattcttagaagataacGATTGGGCTGCTGGTAACTCCATCACTATTGCTGATTACTCCCTAATGGCATCAGTCAGTACAGTAGAGGTAAGAGCTTATTTGTAGGAAGTGAAATATTACTTATGTTTTGCTATTttttacgtcacaaacttgagTAGCTTTTGAAGAATTCATGCATTTGAGCTATTTTTTATCCCTTGCCTTATGGATATGCGTAGTATTCAACCAGATGAGTATCGATCTTCTCATTTTTGTGTATCAGACTTTTATTGGAACGTTCTCTTGAGAACTAATATGTGTACAATGTCCCAACCACAGTGGAACATTAGAGGACAGAAATAAAATTTGAATGAATTCTATTTAAACTGCAGTCataactgaaagaaagaaaaacaaaacattgtgaCCGCTTTTTATTAATAGGTTCATATAAACATGATGTATGGAAAATATGATGATTAAACATCGTTCCACAGTGTTTGCATGTACTGCAGTTACAATACTATTTTACATGCTAAAAAATTAGAAGACATCTCCTTACATAGATACAGTCTTCaaggaatgaaattttaattaattgtaagATCATGAAAGAAGCAATAACCAGTATaaacattttcattaaatttcaatTTCTGGACGTTGCCATAGGATTCCAATAATGTTAAGCATTAAATGGACGTTAATTGTATTCTCATATTGACTTAGAATTAGCATTTTAAACTGACTGCTCGATTTATGAACATTTCTGTGTCAATATGCCGcattatcatttctttttccaGATTCTTGGCTTTGATATAAAAAAATACTCTAAAGTTGCATCCTGGTTTGTGCGCGCAAAGAAAGTAATTCCATCTTATGAAGAAATTAACCATGCAGGAGCCTTAGAATTTAAGAAACTGCTTGATGCAGCGATTGCCAAAAAGTAAGACTGAAACTACAGAAGAAATTGGTGAAAGACTGTCAATGCAGATACATCAATTTCATCACATAACATTGCGATTTGAGATCACAAACATTGTATTATACTCCTATTTACTTTATACTGATAATACAAGGaacaattaaaatatatttgatgtaacttttttaaaaattgatgttCAGTGAAATGTTATTTCATAATCACTAGTCAATAATCCTGGGCCTGGCCACTGAAATTTTTATGACAACTATTGGGTTGATCAACTTGAAACATACAAGGAATACTTTGATCAGTGAATAGGGTGTTCACTATGAGATTTTCAGCTGAGAATAATGATGTAATGAAGGAAATATGAGAAACATGCTGAGAATGCTAatatgatacagctctccatgctagtcacATCTGTGAAAGGATCTTCATTTCTGTGTAACTAGACATACATGCTGTTGCCTAAAGCTTTCAAGCCTTAGCCTCCCTGCTCCACTCCCTGTTTCCACCACTAGCATGTTAAATTCTGTGAGTCCTTGATCATATCCTATCAACACATCCCTCAAGCAAAGTCATGCTGTAATTCCTTTTGTACCTTCTCCTGTGGCACGTATGATCCATAACTGTTGTAGCTTGTCCTTGATATACTGTATACTGTAACTGGGGCAGTGTTGATGTCCAAGCTGGTTCCACACATACTGCATTCAGGACATGTGGGGATCTATCTGGCCATACGAGTGTGGCAAAATGTGGGAGAAAGTATTTAGAGACACATGCCATGGGTGAGCAAGCATTGCACTATTGAAAAATCGCAACATATACTGTCACATGAAAGATGAGACATTACAACCCAAAATGTCCATGATGTGCTTTGTGCTGCAAGTGTGCCCTCAATCACAACCATTCATGACCTCAAGTAATACCTTATGGCCCCCCATAGCCTGATGCCAGGAGAAAGACTGCTATGCCTCTTCCAAGCATTAGAAGAATGGAACCTTTCCCCAGATGACCATCATACTCATCGGTGATGGTCAGCTAGGTTGGCATAGAACCATgactcattgctgaacacaatgtgatgccattcatcagtgGTTCATGCTTCCCATTCACAGCACAGTTTCATACACAGCCATTTATGTTGTGGTGCTAATGGCAGCCTACAAATGAGATGGCAATTTCCTAACCTGGCTACTGATAGTCTCCAACCAATGctatgggatgacacagaatgttgcagggagtccattaactGCCCTCCGATTGCTGGTGTAGATGTGATGGACAATATGGCTATCCTCACTTGCGACTGTCAGACATGGCCAGCTGGAACCTTGACAATGAGTATGCGTGACCCTATGTTAGCATGCAGTCAACATTGCCCCACAAATCCTGCTATTGCATGATTCGGCTATCTGACCAAATACAGATCCACAATCAGGCCCCTGACACttccaggtgctgataacactattTTACACAAGTATGCAGCATATCCAGGTCACTCACAATGATCGCTCACTACCTGACAGTTTACATGccgcttatataccctaccagacctAGCACCAACAATAAAAATGAGCAacattaatgcactttagtggCCATTGTGTCATAGAGAACTGCAGCTCTAAACATTTACACACACACCAATGGTGTGAATGTGTATGACACTATGTTGACATCAAACCATATCTTCTGGATGCTTTTGTTGTAAGCCAGTGTAtgatatttctatttaattccatccCCAAATGCTCGCAGCCAAATTTAAAAAGACTGTTATTGGTGTACTGCTTTTTCTGTTTACTtagaataaatttttaatatttcccCAATTACCAAAACGTTttacagaaaaaatggaaattgataAGACCTAAAATTTAAATGATCCCATTGTAAGtacttcagtttgttttaatgcATAGTATATATGTACAGAACAAGGAAACAAAACAACAAATTCTCTTGTCAGTGGTCAGATTATTAGAGATGGAGCCCAAAATGGAATTCAATAAGAATTAGGAAGGCATTCACTTGTGGTCATGTCGAAATAAGTCATTTAAAGGAGGTGAATCTCAGTGATAAGGGCACAGTTCAATCCAGCATGTCGAAACCTGCCCTGAAATTgtttatacaggaagaatacactaaaataaacacaatgtcaaaattttaactaCTAAGACACACTACAAGTATtctttaaaaatgttgaaaaattccaAATTTGTAGATTGCCAGTTGGCTGGAGAAATGTACACCCCTACTGTAGTTGTATCAGGCAGTGCAAGTGCAAAATGTCAAGCATACAGTCTCAATTAATGACACATTGGTAAACAGATAACAAGGCACAATGTGATCGTTAATTGCAAAGCAAATGCCACTTTCCATCGTTAGTTTCAGTGACTCAAGTGTTCACGGTAACTGTTCactcgaatttgcaactcatttaatacatgtaataattagcagttgcctttggAGTATCACTAAGTGTTAAAGTGGAGGTGAAAACtggtttattttctttctgtttccttcATACATCcttgctaatagcatctgtctttgtgcaAGTTACGTAGCTTCACAGTAATGTGTCAGTAGAGGTACAAAGCAGGCATCAGCacaatttgttagtgtgggttgcctacattcaaggacaagtatacattcagaggtaaacctattgttctcctttgattgacaggtccttaacctactgttctgcaaaGAGGATTATGACCCTGTGGGGATAATCCTTCGTTTGATTGTTCCTCCCCTTACCCTCCTCCTCCCAAATCCCCACGAAAACTCCCCCTCATCGATACAGGTTCACTATCTGGCCTGAGTTATTCTAATAGCCTCTTCTGATGCTATGAATTTGATTAACTACTTGATTAAATTGATCtattaattaacccctccctctCTGACAAAACCCCATCCCTGCCCTTCTAGCCCCACCCCCTACCTACAAATTGGTGGCTctatgctggagaggaaggatctcatgacaggaaattcagttaCATAGCAGAGGGTCTACAGTTTATTTCTACAAAAATTCATTTTGCAGGGAATGaatctctcttgctcatcattctctgttgtTTGGGAAGATACAAGCATTGTAAAATACACCGAAAAGAAGTACATACAGTAAAGCGATTGCTTTTTTTTATTCCAATTGCACACAGAATAGCACCATGAAACATGTCACTCGTAAGTACGCTGTTACAAATCTTTCAATCACAAAGCATGCACCATCCACTGTCAGCCATCCACTAGCCCAAAGAGAACGCTGGCCCGCGCCACCACACTCAGGTCACTCGGGGTACCGAAAAGCGATGCATATGGCAGTGGCTGCGCCACGCGCCAGTGTCCAAGAAGTGTCCGCTCAGGCCCTGCGACTGACAGGGTGCCACGCTAATCCCCGAACAAAAGCACCCAAGAAATTTCTGTCGaaacatgttctctctctctctctctctctctctctccctgtctctctctctctctctctctctctctctcgtccctcAACATGCCACTACTGGGCCTTCACGCGCCGTCGGTTGTGATCGGACCGAACTCCAAATAAAGCACTGTTTAGCCTAGGAACCGCTGCGGAATGCTGGCCCGCAGAAGGGACTGGGAATCGATCCAGCAATGCTGCTGAAGTTGATAAATAATTAATTCCCGGTCACATGATCGTGATGTAGGGGAGGAGGCAgtagctatttcacacacacacaaattggcgATGCCACAAAGCTAAAAGCAGGCCGACTCGAAATATACCTTATAAAAAGATTGTTgcgtacaaagagagagagagagagagagctgtagtttgcttttgcagatgacataggaacTAGCACGGGATATTTCATTCTGCCACGGACTCTAAGCTGCCTAGGCCTTCGTTGTGCACTTTTCTTGTGCTGCATTTTACGAACTGCTTCAGGAATTGTTAAATCTGGTGCGAAATATCACATTTCGAAGATGTCACAAATGGTGCTTCGGAAGATGTGGCatgggaaatattaattaaatcgttaatatagcactgaaacaacgtgcttcacacagtttaaaactactcgaaatttttttttaaaaaaaagagatagAGACTACACAGTAGTTTGTGTACATAAATAGTTTGTGCGGATAAACAACTGTGTTATATTTTCGATGAGAAATTTCATGAAATAATCCAAACCAATTACTGTTTGATGTCACGATTGGAAGCAGTGATGTATGAAATGATGGTTGGAATTTTAAATTTCGGCGTGAATTTGTATCGTCACGGTTATAGGGTCCCTGACCACTATAGACCTACTAAGTGTAGTTTCTTTTTGAAAGTACTGTAGAGATCCTAACTTGACTGGTTCTCTCAACTACACCATGACGAAGTCGGAGGGAGGAAAGTGTGTACCGGctgataggatagtaacaacaacaacagataacagCTCGATGAATTGAGAAACACGATCTATTCACGGATAGATGACTGAGATcgttaaaaacatttttacatcGCCGCACTCACCTTCCGGACGCCCGCACGCACTGGCCGCAGTACTGTGCCAGCGCtcggaaaaaaatggttcgaatggctctgagcactatgggactcaactgctgaggtcattagtcccctagaacttagaactagttacacctaactaacctaaggacatcacaaacatccatgcccgaggcaggattcgaacctgcgaccgtagcggtcttgcggttccagactgcagcgcctttaaccgcacggccacttcggccggcccagctcTCGGAGATAAGCGATAAACGCAGCCCAGGACCGCAGCCCTGGTAGCGCGTGTGTCAGAGGCAGGCCCACAACAGGAGGACCTGAGTGGTAGGACTTACAGCGCTATCAATACTCCTAGCGCAAACACTCATCATATTGAAACTTCTCAAATTTCCAAGCAGTATACACGCGACACACGCGGTCCCGAAAGCGGCTCAACGAAAACTGGGTACTAGTTCACTCTTAACCCGTCCAGGGGGAGCTGTGAACCAAATCGTCTTATGCCGAAAGCTGCCTCTGTCTCTCCGAACTGATGCACAAAGCATGGGCCAgacccagccggagtggccgagcggttctaggcgctacagtctggaaccgctcgaccgctacggtcccaggttcgaatcctgcctcgggcatgggtgtgtgtgatgt
Encoded proteins:
- the LOC124594963 gene encoding glutathione S-transferase 1-1-like, with the translated sequence MPSMDLYYVPGSAPCRAVQMVARAVGVDLNLKHVNLVAGEQLRPEFLKMNPMHTVPTIDDNGFYLWESRAIIGYLVDKYAKDDSLYPKEAKKRGLVNQRLYFDVGTLYARFADYYYPVIFAGGSYNPENLKKLEEAFEFLNKFLEDNDWAAGNSITIADYSLMASVSTVEILGFDIKKYSKVASWFVRAKKVIPSYEEINHAGALEFKKLLDAAIAKK